The DNA sequence TCTGATCATGAGACTCACGGGTCTGTGATCACGCAGAGGTTTCCCCGCGCGATTAGCTCAGCGGGAGAGCGCTTCCCTGACACGGAAGAGGTCACTGGTTCAATCCCAGTATCGCGCACGCAGCACCTACCACCTGCGGGTATACACTCGCTGATGGTCCCGCGCGATTAGCTCAGCGGGAGAGCGCTTCCCTGACACGGAAGAGGTCACTGGTTCAATCCCAGTATCGCGCACCAGCTCCACGAAGCCCCCGGCCGTCATCGGCCGGGGGCTTCGTCGTGTGCGCGTGCCGGTGCTCCCGGCGGGCGGGGACCGCCAACGGCCTCCGCCCGCCGGGAACCGGGTCAGGACGAGAACAGCATGTGGCCGAAGCTCTTGTGCCGCTTGTGACCGTGGTGGCCGTGGTGCTCGTGGTGGCCGTGGTGCGGGGCGCCCCAGGCGGGGGCGGGCGCGGCCGGGTAGCCCTGGGGCGCGGCGGGCGGCACGGGCGGGGCCTGGTGGCCGCTCCACTGGCCCTCCAGGCGCGTCAGGGCCTCCAGCTCGCCGTAGTCGAGGAATATGCCGCGGCAGCCGCCGCACTGCTCGATCTGGACGCCGTTGCGGTTGTACGTGTGCATCGGCGCGTGGCATTTGGGACAGTGCATGGGCGGCTCAACTCCTGGCCGGTCGTGACAGTTTCGCCGGATGTCTGCCCGGCTTCGGTGCGTCGCACCCTACTTCGGGCCGATGGGCGCCGGATCGGGAGGGACGGCGATCATCCGGCGGCAGGCGTCGACGACGTCCCGCTCCACTTCGTCCAGGTCACGGCCGTCGGCCACCGTCTTGGTGAGCGCGAGCGCGGCCGTCTGCACGGTCAACGCGCGGGCCGGGACGTCGAGCGCGGGCCACGGGTCGCCGCCGTCGGCGGGGACGGCCGGGCCGCCCGCCGCGCGGTACGCGTCCAGGAACCGCGTCCACTCCGCCGCGCCGAGCAGTCCGCAGGCGTACCAGGCGGCCGGCCGGGCCAGGTCCCAGGCGGGGTCGCCGAGGCCCAGGTCGTCGATGTCGATCAGCAGCCACCGGCCGTCGGAGGCGCGGACGAGCTGGCCCAGGTGCAGGTCGCCGTGGCACAGGTACGGCCTGCCCGGCGGCGAGGCCTCGGCCCGGGCCCAGGGGGGCAGGGCCGCCCAGGCGCTCTCGACGGCGGGGGCATCGGGGTGCGGGGCCTTCGCCGTCGCCGCGCGCAGGCGGGCGAGGGCCCGGGCCGCCTTCTCCGGGCCCCGCATGGGCGGGAGGCCGGACGGCAGCCGTACGGGCGGGGTGCGGTGCAGCCTGGCCAGGAGGGTGGCGACGGCCTCCCAGGGGGCCGCGTCCGGGTCGTTCCGGTCCACCGGGGTGCCGTGCGGCCAGAGGGTGACCAGGCGGCCGTGCAGCGGGGCGGGGTGCGGGCTCAGCGGGGCCAGGAGGACGCCCGCGAGGTCGGGGTGGGCCGCGGTGGCCAGACGTGCGGCCAGCGGCCGCTCAGGGGTGCCTGGGGCGTGGGCCTTGGCCACGACCTCCCCGTGGCGGACGACCGCGGCGTCGGGGCGGTCGGCGAGGACGGCGGCGGGCGGGGCGCACGGGCAGGCGTGCGGGGCGGGGGCGTGGGCCCGGAACTCGGCGTGGGCGGCCAGGGCGGGGAGGAGGGTCACGGAGGTCCTGAGAGGGTGCGGGGCTGCCGTGAGCGTACGGGGTGGAGCCGCACGGAGGTGCCCCGGTCCCCATGGCGGGCAGATCCCCGTGGCGGGGAGGTCCCCATAGCGGGCAGATCCCCATGGCGGGGAGAAAAGAACAGCCCGCGCAGCTCCCCAGCTGCGCGGGCTGTGTGCCGTCCGCCGCACCCCCGTCCCCACGGGGTTTCATGGCCGGATGTCCCCGCCCGGACCGCTCTTCCGGGCCTGGGGCGCCGCTCAGCGCCCCAGCATCTCGCCCAC is a window from the Streptomyces spectabilis genome containing:
- a CDS encoding zf-TFIIB domain-containing protein; the encoded protein is MHCPKCHAPMHTYNRNGVQIEQCGGCRGIFLDYGELEALTRLEGQWSGHQAPPVPPAAPQGYPAAPAPAWGAPHHGHHEHHGHHGHKRHKSFGHMLFSS
- a CDS encoding aminoglycoside phosphotransferase family protein produces the protein MTLLPALAAHAEFRAHAPAPHACPCAPPAAVLADRPDAAVVRHGEVVAKAHAPGTPERPLAARLATAAHPDLAGVLLAPLSPHPAPLHGRLVTLWPHGTPVDRNDPDAAPWEAVATLLARLHRTPPVRLPSGLPPMRGPEKAARALARLRAATAKAPHPDAPAVESAWAALPPWARAEASPPGRPYLCHGDLHLGQLVRASDGRWLLIDIDDLGLGDPAWDLARPAAWYACGLLGAAEWTRFLDAYRAAGGPAVPADGGDPWPALDVPARALTVQTAALALTKTVADGRDLDEVERDVVDACRRMIAVPPDPAPIGPK